Genomic window (Ferviditalea candida):
CCACAGCATCGAGATGGCTCCCTCTTCAGCCATTTCGTTAATGTCCGCGCCCGCGGCAAACGCTTTGTCGCTGCCGGTCAATAAAATGGCGCGGATCGAAGGATCGCCGTCCATCCGTTCCATCTCCGAGGTCAGCTCATCGATCAGCTTCAGGTTCAGGGCATTCACCACTTCAGGCCGGTTCAGCCGGATGATTCCGACATTGTCTTCGCATTCCGTTTGGATATATTGGTATTGCATACCTCTGCCTCCCATCCTATCCGCGCTTGCGGTTGTCAACGATGCGAACGGCTTTTCCATCGCTTCTCGGAATCGAATTCGGCTGTTTGATGCTGAGAGAGATCGATACGCCCAAAGCGTTTTTCATGGCCGTGCCGATTTCCTGAATCAGCGCCGAATATTCCGGGTTGTTGTCTGCAGCTGCGCTTTGCTGTATGTATGCGGCGGTCAATTCGCAATGAACCTCGAATCTATCCAACGCTCCGTCTCTTTCTATCACAACCTGATAATGAGGCGCCAATTCCTTGAAGGACAAAAGAACCGCCTCGATTTCCGTCGGGAACACATTAACGCCGCGAATGATCAGCATGTCGTCCACGCGCCCTTTGATTCTGGACATTCTCATACTCGTCCGTCCGCATTGGCACTTTTCCGGATTCAAGGAAGCGATATCGCCGGTTCGATAGCGGATGACTGGAAACGCTTCCTTTGTCAAGGACGTAAACACGAGCTCTCCCGTTTCACCGTTGGGAAGCACTTCGCCTGTCTCAGGATCGATGATTTCCGCCAGGAAATGATCCTCCGCAATATGCAGTCCGTCCTGCGCCTCAATGCATTCGATGGAAACGCCGGGACCCATCACTTCGCTCAACCCATAAATATCGATGGCCTTAATGCCCAGCGATTCTTCAAGCTGAACACGCATTTCCTCGGACCACGGCTCGGCGCCGAAAATCCCGTATTCCAAGCTCGTATCTCTCGGATCAAGACCCATCTTCTTCATTTCCTCCACAATATTGAGAACATATGAAGGCGTGGCTGAAATTCCGCGCGGTTTGAAATCCTGAATCAGCGTAATTTGCCGGGGCGTATTGCCTCCGGACACCGGAACGGCCACTGCGCCCAAGCGTTCAATTCCATAATGCAAACCGAGCCCTCCGGTGAATAATCCGTACCCATACCCATTGTGGAAAATATCTCCCGGGAGCCCTCCCGCGGCGCAAATCGATCTGGCGACGATTTCCGCCCAGTTGTCAATGTCATTTTTCGTATAGCCGACCACCGTCGGTTTTCCCTTGGTTCCGGATGAGCCGTGGATTCTGACCACATCCTTCATATCCACTGCAAACAAGTTGAAAGGATAATTTTCCCGCAAATCGGTCTTTTTCATAAACGGCACTTTTTGCAGATCCTCCAGGGAACGGATATCCTCAGGCTTGATGGCGGCCTTGTCAAAATTCTGTTTATGAAAAGGAACCCGTTCATAGGCTTTGCGAATCGTGTCCCGCAATCTCTCAAGCTGAAGCTTGAAAAGCTCTTCACGCGGCATCGTTTCCATTGGGACATTAAATATCATCCTGATTCTCCCCCTTAAGCAAATTCTTATAATACTCGCATTCGATCCCAAAGAATCTGGCCGACGGATTGATTTTCGTAAATTTTTATTCAAATAGAGTTGTGAAGAATAAGGCAAAAATCTAGAAGTCTGTCCGAAGTAAAGTCATGAATATTTATTCATATGGTGATGGAGGGAAAGGGAATGAGCACGGAAAGTTTAAGCTTACGCTCCCGATGCAGTTTTCTGCGAAAACTTGTACGCCTTTGAAATCAAGTTGTTGCCACAAGGGACAATTCAAGACAACTTGAATTTCAACAGCGGTGGAGTGCCATCCCTTTCCCGGAAAAACCAATCATTTGAATAAAAACCATTATGTCGGTCAGACTCTTAGTGCCATCCCTTATTCGGAATAACGATTACATGGAATAAATATTCAAGATCGTGGCTTTCTCGGACAGATTCCTAGTACCCTTTTATTCCCCGCGGAAGACAGGCATTCTTTTTTCGCGGAACGCTTCAAGCGCTTCCAACCGGTCTTTCGTCGGGATAATGACTTCATAGGCTTTGCTTTCAATATCGAGCCCCGTCTGCAAATCCGCTCCGGCGCCTTTGTCGATCGCGTATTTCGCCTGATAAACGGCCAAGGGGGCGTTCCCCAAAATTTCTTCGGCAAGCGAACGGCACTTGGCGAGCAGCTGTTCCGCATCCTCCGCCATCCCGTTCAGGATGCCCAGCTCCAAAGCTTCCGCAGCGCCGATTTTGCGAGCGGTCAAAATCAATTCCTTTGCCCGGGAAGGGCCGATCAATCGGGGCAGCCGCTGCGTCCCGCCCGCTCCGGGTATGATACCCAAGCTCACCTCGGTCAAGCCCATTTTGGCCTCCCGCACGGCGAATCTGAAATCGCAGGCAAGAGCCAATTCAAACCCGCCTCCGAACGCATACCCGTTGATCGCGGCGATTGTCGGCTGTGTAAGCCTTTCCAATTGCGAAAAAACGTCCCGGATTTTGTTCACGTTGCGCCGAACCTGCTGCTCGTTCAGCGTGCGCCGCTCCTTCAAATCAGCGCCTGCGCAGAATGCCCTTCCCTGCGCGGCCACGATGACCGCGCGGATCTCCTTCGGATTCTGCTGAATCTCCTCAATGATCGTCCCCAGTCGGGCCAATGCCGGATAATTCAAGCTGTTCAGCTCCTCCGGCCGATTCAGTCGAATGATTGCCAGATGGCCGTCCCTTTCCAGCAGCACCGGCTCCTGCTCCATATTTGCATACTTCCCTTCATTGCTTAATCTCGTTTAAGAACGCTTCGGACTGACCCTGGCGTAGGTCCCGAGCGCCACGGCTACCAGCGTGCCGTCATCTGAGGTGACTCTTGCTTCCAGGACGATGATTCTGCCGCCCCTTTTCAACACCTTCGATTCCGCCATGAGCACACTTCCCTTGGCGGGGGCCAGATAATTGATCTTCGATTCGACCGTGACGCTCTGCTGCACCCCGTCGGCATGCGGCGCGGCTGCGTGTCCCATGACGACATCGGCCAACGTGCTCGTCACTCCGCCGTGAACGACGCCTTCCATGCTGTTGTAAAATTCCGGCCGGATTTTCAGCCGCGCGGTACAGCCGTCCTCGTCCACACGCAGAAACTCAATGCCGAGATATTTATTGAAGCGATTATTCTCTTGAAACATATGACTCTCTTCACCCCAAAATGAATATCTATTTTTATCTATGGTTCGCTTACAGGTACGAAATAATCGTTTTTTCGATAGGCCAAGCCGCTGAAGATCGAAACCAATTCTCCGTCGCTTTCCACCTCGATACGGTACCACGCCGTACGGTTGTTCCTTTTCTCCTCTGCGGCGGTTGCTTTCAAGCGGGCTCCTTTGGTGCTTGCCGCCAAAAAATCCACATTCATCGAAAGCGCGACAGACGTTTTTCCGTAAGAATTGCAGGCAACGGCAAAAACAAAATCGGCCAGCGCAAAAATAACCGCTCCGTGAGTGGTGCCGTGAGCGTTCAGCATGTGATCTTGCACCTCAAGCTCGGCTATCGCCGTTCCGGGTCCCAATTCCTTCAATTCAATGCCCAGAAAACGCGCATAAGGATCCTGCCGCAGTTTTTCGTAGATTTGCTCATAATATTTAGTATGGAGTTCCTGCTCATTTGGGTATATCATGAATGTAACCCCTTACAAAACCTCGGCGAAATGCATCGAGACCAGCTTCCCGGCAAAACCCATCAAATCCTTGCCAGCGGCACGGCCTTCGGGTGATGACAGCGCCTCTGCAAGCGCTTCCTTGGTTTCGAACAGCATCTCGGCGATCAAATGCAGGTGGCTTTCGCCTCCAGGCGCCCCGTAGATTTGATTGACCTCCAAACTGACAAGTCCCGGCATCTTCGCGGCCAAGGGCGCGTGCACTTCATGATAATGGCGGTCAAACGCTTCCATATCCTCGGGCTTCTTGTAAATCGCAATCAGTTTTACCATCAAACTTCCTCCTCAAAATAAAAGTTTTGTTTACTATATGACGTATTTATTATATAACGTTATTATAACGTATAAAGTATTATTGGTATAGTTATTTTTCAAATTCCAAACAGAGGTGGCGACAGGATTTGAACTCCGGATTTTTCCGTTCGTCGGGTTTCTTTCTCTTTCTCAGTGTCATCAACTTGTTGGCCGGCCTCGGCTTCGGCCGCTTCTCCATGAATGCCATCCTGCCCTTTATGAAGGAGGGACTTTCCCTGAGCTACAGTCAAACGGGAATGGTCGCCTCCTCCATTTTCTTCGGCTATCTGGTCAGCGCGCTGCTGGCCGGGCACTTGGTGATCCGTTCTTCCCCGCGAACCGTTATTATTACTTCCTTGATTCTGCTGATCGTCGGAATATCGGGAAGCGCCGCATCCTTCAATTTTGCCTCCGTCCTTTTGTCCAGCATCTTGATCGGACTGGGTTCGGGGGGAGTCAATGTGCCCAATATCGGGCTTGTCGGCAGATGGTTCTCAGCGGACCGCAGAGGTGCGGCGCTCGGCGTGACCAACTCCGGCTCCAGCTTCGGCATGATCTTCAGCGGCTTTGCGATACCGTGGATCATCACCTTGCATCCCGAAGCGGGATGGCGGTACAGCTGGCTGCTCCTGGCATCCATCACGGCCGCGATCGCCGTCTTCAATCTTTTGTGGCTGAGAAATGCGCCGGACGATCCCCCACAAGCCGGGAATACACAAAACAAGCAGCGTCCGCCGATCGGAAGAGAAGGAATGCATTTAATCGAAGGGAATATTTATCTGGACAAAACGGTCTGGATCATCGGGGTGATTTATTTTACCTGGGGCTTCAGTTATTTGATATTTTCCACTTTCTTTATGGACTTTCTGATGCACGATGCGGGCTTCAATAAGGAGACCGCCGGCTACTATTTGGCAGCCGCCGGTTTCGGCAGCATTATCAGCGGCTTTATCTGGGGGTTTGTGTCCGACCGCTTGGGGAGAATCCAGGCCTTATTCTTGATCTATATCATTCAGACAGCTTTGCTGCTGGGATTTACGTTTTCCCGCAGCAGCGGTTTATTATTGGGCGAAACGCTGCTGTATGCGATCACGCTCTGGGCGGTGCCGACGATCATGGTTGCTGCCGTCAACGATTTGGTTCAGCCGTTGAAAGTTCCAGTCGCCGTCGGCTTCATCACCTTGTTTTTCGGCGCGGGGCAATTTTTCTCCCCTTCCGTTACGGGCTACCTGATCGATCGGGCCGGATCGTACGAGTATGCCTTCCTATTGTCGGCAGGCACCTGTTTTACCGGCGCCTTGGGCTTGGCGGGACTGCTCCTGAGCATGAAAAAGCCCGGCTTGCGCGCCGGGACCTCTGCAGATCTTTAGTTTGCATGTAACATCCGTCTACCGGCTTGCGCCTCCGCCGCCGGAGGAGCCTCCGCCGCCGCGGCCGCCTCCCCATCCGCCGCCTCCGCCGCCGCGGCGCAGCATGGAAAGCAGGCCCCAAGTCAGCATTCCACCAAAAAAGCGGAAGTCGAGAAAAATCAGAAAGGCGATTCCGATGGCGATCAGCAGCTTCATATAGCCCGGCATGCCGGCGAACAGGTTCTGTTGATCGCTGTACTGCGTCCGCGGAATCCCCTGCCGCTCCATCTCCGCCGGATTGATGTTATACTCCTTGGCCACCTCGCCGATAATCGCCGCCTGCGCGGCGTAAAAGGCCTGATCCACCGCTCCGGACTTCATATTGGGCAGAAAATAACGGTCCAATATTTCCCCGGCCTTGCCGTCGGGTATCGCTCCCTCCAAGCCGTAGCCGACTTCAATCCTTACGCGGTTTTCATCCTTGGCATAGAGCAGCAGCACACCGTCATTGCGCTGCTTGTCGCCCAAACCGAGCTGGCGGAATTTGTCCACGGCGATTTCCTCGATCGTCCGCCCCTCCAACGAAGGCAGCGTCACCACCCCGACCTGAGCCGTGCCCGTCTTTTCCTTCAGCCATATCGCATTGTTGTACAACGCTTGCTTGGTCTGCGTTTGCAGCAGCTTCGCATCGTCTTGAACATATACACCGAAGGGAGATTCTGCATAGACCGTCACCATCCCGCTGAACAGCATAATCAGCAGCAGGAGAAGCGCAGCTGCGGCGGGATGGCGCGCCCGCTGGAATTCATAGATCCGTTTCATCTAGAATTTCACTTCCGGCGCTTTTTCACTGCCCGGTGCGGCCTTGAAAAACTCCTTGGGCCCGAAACCGAACATCGAAGCGTATAGAGAGCCCGGAAATTGGCGGATTTTCACATTGTATTGCTCCACCGCGTCGTTGTAATCCTTGCGGGCGACGGCAATCCGGTTTTCCGTGCCGGCCAGTTCGTCCATCAATCTGGAGAACTGCGTATCCGCTTTTAACGTCGGATAATTTTCTACGACCACCAGCAGCCTGGACAGCGCGGAGGATAATTCCGCATCGGCTGCGGCCTTCTCCGCCGGTGTTTGCGCGCCCACCAATTTGCTGCGCGCATCGGCAATCGCCTGCAGCACTTCCTTTTCATGGGCAGCATAGCCCTTGACCGTATTGACCAGATTCGGTATCAGATCGGCCCGGCGCTGCAGGTTGTTGTCAATTTGCGAAAACTTGCCGGCCACGGACGTTTCGGCGCTGACCAGACTGTTGTATGTACTGATTCCGGAAAAAACAGCCAGGAGGACCACCGCTCCGATGATCACCCATATCCATGTCGATCTCTTCATTTTGCCACTCCTCTCATATATACAGGATTCCGTCTCCTTGATCATAACAAGATGGAGCCCGCTTGACAAATCTGCATTTGCAAATGAATCTGGTCTTTTAGAGCGTGTTCAAAAAAATTGGGTCGCCGCGAAAAAGGGGTGTGCCTCCGTTCGCTGTTGAAATTGTAAAATCAGGATTGGATTTAGCGGTTTTCGCTCCTCCGACACACCCCTTTTTCTCCGCTATCCTTTTTGTTGGATATCGGCTGGTTCCAAGTCCTCATGAAGGTCAAAACCCAACTTCTTTAACTCTATTGCGAGAATCGACGGGTCAAAGGTCGTCAGCATTGACTCATCCATTCTTTGTAATTCCTTGCGAATCTCATCCAGGTTTACATCGACCTCGGTATGGTAATCAAAAATGACCGAGCTGCCCTTCGGAGCAATTTGAGTAATGGAACGCAGTGTTTCAAGCACATCTTTGAGCGACAAATACATTGTGACACCCAACCAACTGAACAGGCTCCTTACCTTTGGATCATAAGGCGACTCCAGAAGTGTTTCAAGCGCAGCCAGTTGCCCGCGCTTAAATTGTTGTGTACTCTGAAGGTCAACCTCAAACACCTTAACCTCTTCCAACATCTCTTTGCGCCGAAATGCAAAGGTATCCAGTTCCGCCCCGAGGATCACATATTGTTCGACCCCTTGTCTAATTTCCGCTTCAAGTGCATCTTCCGTGTACCGTGAGCGGCTAACGTTGCAAAATGGGAGCCAAGCTGGATTGATTGCCTGACTGTATTGGGTGGCCGGATGCTGCTCAGCTGTTATGGCCTCACAATTCAAGCCGGCTTCTCAGCTCCTTCACATAATTCCGGCTGACCGACAATTGTTCTTTGCGGCCGTGAAGCTCGATATTATAGGCGCCGTTGAACCAGGGAATCAACTTTTTGACATAAGCGAGATTAACCAAATAGCTTTTATGAATCCGGAAAAAAGGGTAGCCCTTCAGCCGCTGCTCAAGCTCCTTCAACGGTGAATTGCTTTGAAACACCTGATCCTTCGTCACGATGTTCGTCTGCCCCTCTTCCCGGCTGATATAGATGATCTCGTTCGGGGGCAAATAGACAATTTCCTTTTTTCCCTCCACCGCCAGCTTGCCGGAGGTCGCGCCTGCCTCCGCTTCGTGATCGGACAGGCGCTGTTCAATCCTCATAACGGTTTCTTTCAGCTGCTCTTCATCAAACGGCTTCAGCAAATAGTCAACAGCTTCGAACCGGAAAGCTTCCGCCGCAAAATTCGGATATGCCGTAGCAAACACAATCAGCGGTACTTTTTTCATTTTTTTGGCTAAATGAACCAATTCCATGCCGTTCATTTTGGGCATTTCAATGTCGACGAAGATGACATCCGGAGCAAGTTCGATCATCCGGGCCAGCCCGTTCTCTCCGGAATCCGCTTCCCCCGTGACAAGGATCGATTCATGCTGCTCAAGCAGATGCCTCAATTCCTCACGGCTGTATCGTTCATCATCGATAATCAAAGCCTCGATCTGTTTACCCATTTTCCGCCTCCCTTTTGGACCGGGTCAACACGAAACCGACCGCCGTTCCTTTATTGACCGCACTCGTAATCTGAAGCGCAGATTGAGTGCCCGCCTGCATGATCAAGCGCCGGTTGACGTTATACAAAGCCATGCCAAGCCCCTGCTCGGAAGGCAGCAGTTTTTTGCCAAGCAGCTTGCTGCGTTCTTCGGCAATGCCGCTGCCGTTGTCCTCGATTGTGACATGGACCTGATCGCCCTCGAGAATTGCCGAAATTCGGATCCTGCAATTTTTGTCCATTCCCCGCAATCCGTGACGAATGGCATTTTCCACGATTGGCTGCAGCGTCAGCGGGGGGATCGGATAACCGAAGGCTTGCTCGTCGATTTCGTAGCAAACCTTCAGCTTGTCCACAAATCGGGCTTCTTCGATTTCCAAATACGATTTGACCTGCTCCAATTCCGCGCCAAGCGTCGTCCATGCGGACTCGGAGCCGTTGATATTCTGGCGGATGAAGCGGCCCAGGGAATTGACCAGCTTTCGAGCTTTGCCCGGATCGATCCGGATCAGAGAGCCGATCGTATTCAGCGCATTAAACAAGAAATGCGGACTCATTTGCGATTGCAGCGCTTTGATTTCCATTTCCTTCGCCAGGCTGTGCAGCCTTTCGGCTTCGGCAATTTCCAGCTGTTGGCTCAACAGCGACGACAGCCCTCTCATCAATTCGATCATGACATGGGAAATTTCTTTTTTGCTGCGAAAATAAAACTTCAGCGTGCCGATCGTTTCATCCCTTCTTTTCAGCGGAGCGATGATGACCGCTTTCAGAGGACATCCGGCCTCCCTGCACAAAATCTCCTCTTCTCCGGCAATGAAGAGCGCCCCTGTTTTGAGCACCCGGCGCGTAGCCTCGGTCTGGATAGGAACGCCTGAATGATGATGGTCGCCGGCCGCTCCGACATGCGCCAGAATGTTCTGCTGATCGGTAATGGCCACGGCACGCGCGTTTACTTCCCTATATAATATTTCGCAGGTCGCTTGCGCCGATTCGAAACTCAAGCCCTTTCGCAGATGCTGAATCGTCAACTCGGCCAAGCGCAGCGATTTCTTTGAAGCCAACGCGCCGGTCTTTTCTTCCTCGTCCATGACCGTCCGGATAATCAGAATGAACAATCCCGATCCGATCCCGTTGGCCACAATCATCGGAACGCCGATCGCTTGCACAAGCAAAAAGGCTTGGTCGAAAGGCCGGGACAAGAGCAAAATGATGATCATTTGTACGGTTTCTCCGAGCATCGCCGTAAAAATTGCCGTCGACACCCGCATTCTGCGGTCGTCGTCCTTGATCCTGCGGTGCACCAAGCCGGCGATCAAGCCGGAAATGACGGCCGACAGCGCACAAGACAACGCCGTAAATCCGCCCAGCAAGTAACGATGAAATCCGGCAATCAAGCCGGCGCCCATGCCGAGCCGGACACCCCCCAATAAACCGGCGATGATGATCCCGATCACCCTGGAGTTGGCTATCGCCTCACTTTCAGCAAGAACCCCGGAAACCGTCGAAAACTCCGGGGACTCCGTACTGACGGTAAAGCCAGTGTATGTTCCGATAATACCGAACAAGCCGAACATGATCATCACACTGAGGCGCTGCGTACGCGTGATGTCCAAACGATTAATCATTCTCCTGAAATACGGGAAGCGCGTCATCACAAAGGCGACGGTAACGATCACGCCGACTCTTTCCAGCAAGAAAATAAGCAGATTGAACAAGCATCTCACCTCTGGGATTGCAATAAGGCCAAGCAAAGGCCAGGAGTCTGTCCACGGATTGATTTTCGTGAATTTTTATTCAAATGGAGTATGAAGGAATAAGGGAATGAGCACGGAAAGTTTAAGCTTATGCTCACGAAGCAGTTTTCTGCGAAAACTTGTACGCCTTTAAAACCGGGAATTAACCGCAAAAATCTATTCATATTCCTGGTTTTAACAGCGGTGCAGTGCCATCCTTTCGGAATAACGATTACATTGAATAAATATTCACGATCTTGCTTTCGTCGGACAGACTCCTAGTACTCATGTCGAGTCAACGGTTATCATTTTATCAATGTTGCGACTAAAAAAACAGTGTTCCCCATTTAGACTATCCAAGCAGCAAAGTTTCATTGAAACTTATGTTTTGTAATGTGGTAAAAAGAGAAGAATCCGTCCATGCTAAAAGCAAAGAAAAAAACGGAGGAAAAAAATGCGCAACAAGATCCCGGCTGTGATCATCTTCTGCATGGTTTTTGCAACGATTTTCCCCAATGCTTGCGGACCCGCGTTCGCAGCCAAGCAGCGATATATATACGGGATCGGCGGGGTTGTAAAGCCGTCAGTCGATGACAAGCGGCCTGTAAACACGGCAGAAAGGTCCGGAACGCTGGCCGAGCTTGCCAAAGATTACCCGGAATATTTCAAGGTCAAAGGATCGGACAGCCTGAAGCAAGTCGCTTTAACCTTTGATGATGGTCCGGATGATCAATATACCGCAAAAATTCTCGACATTCTCAAGAAATATGATGTCAGGGCCACGTTCTTTGTCGTGGGTTGGCGGGCCAAAGCAAGGCCGGATTTGGTCAGGCGCATGGTGAAGGAGAAGCACGTCGTCGGAAACCATACTTACAGCCATAGGGAGCTTTCGTGGGGATCGCTGTATCAGTTTCAGCAGCAGGTGCTGAGTACCCAGTCCGCCATCAAGCCGTCGGCCGGATATGCTCCGAAGCTGCTGCGCACGCCCTACGGAGCAATCAACGAGAAGCAATTGAAATGGGCCGGGGCCGCCGGCTTCGTGGTCATCTTCTGGAATGTGGATTCGTTGGATTGGAAGCAGCTGAGCCCCGCGCAAGTGTCCGGCAACATCCTGAGGGCGGTCCAGCCCGGATCCATTATTCTGGAACATGCCGGCGGGGGGGGTGGCCAGAACCTGTCGGGCACGGTCAATTCGCTGCCGCACATCATTGTCACCCTGCGCAGCCGGGGATACCGCTTCGTCACCGTCCCGGAATTGCTGCACATCCCTAAACAAAAATAGGCCAGGGACGGAAAAAGCCGGGCAACCCGTCTGAGTTGTCCGGCTTCGCTGATCGATAGCCCGGTTTCCGGCTTATTTGAGGATCGTTAATGTGAGGTTCTGGATGCCGAAGCCGCGCGCATTCGTTTGGCCGGGGATGAAAATATCGATGCGGTTACCTTTGATCGCGCTGCCCGCATCCTTCGCATAAGCGACCATTCCGCCTGACGGCAGGATGTCATGATCGTATCCCGTTATATAGACTTTCGAGCCTAATGGGATCACGGAAGGATCCACCGCGATGGTACCCAATTTCAGCGGATTGCCGAAGTAGTCCACGGCCCCCCATGGTCCGTTTTCTTCCGGGGATGCCGAATAGGCCGTAGCCGTGACATAGATGGTTCGCGCGTTGGATAGCTTGGCTGTGGCGCCTTGAGGATTTTGCCGGCCTGCCGGAATATTTCTGCCGGGAATGTTCAGGGTCAGCCCTTTGTAAATATTGTAGGGATCGACTTGTGGATTGGCCTGCATCAATTCACGCAGCGGAATATTGTACCTTACCGACAATTTCCAGAACGTATCGTCATCCGTTGCCTGGTAGGATGCGGCATGAACAGGTGCTGCCGCGCCAAACAGAAACAAACCGAGCGATAGAGACAAAGCAGAGACTTTTATTTTTTTCCAATTCAAATTCATGCTGCCCTCCTTATTCTTTCAGCCTGCGAGGTTAGTTGACGGGTTCGGGTAAAGGAGACACCCTGCACTTGCGAAAGTGGTTCACCCCTGGGATCAGTTCAGATCCCTGAAAAAATTCCCCCGCACTTCAGACAATGAATTCCATTGAAGCTAAAGTTTCGGCTTTTAAGAGTTTAGCATGAAAAGGACCTGCGGGACAGGTCCAATTAATGGTAAGCTCTTATTTCTTGAAATTCGTCAATGAATTTGCCGCTCGGTTTGCCGCTCCGGATGAACCCCATCATCCGGCAGATCAGTCGTGGGGAAATTCAGCAGCCCGTCGAAATATCCGCTCTGATCTTCGGGCGACACAAATCCAAGCTCGACCCCGATTGCTCTTGATATGAACGGATCCAATGAACACAAGTCGGAAGCCGTTAAATCGCTCAAGCTCGTTTTGCCCAGCGAATAACAGACCAG
Coding sequences:
- the paaK gene encoding phenylacetate--CoA ligase PaaK, with amino-acid sequence MIFNVPMETMPREELFKLQLERLRDTIRKAYERVPFHKQNFDKAAIKPEDIRSLEDLQKVPFMKKTDLRENYPFNLFAVDMKDVVRIHGSSGTKGKPTVVGYTKNDIDNWAEIVARSICAAGGLPGDIFHNGYGYGLFTGGLGLHYGIERLGAVAVPVSGGNTPRQITLIQDFKPRGISATPSYVLNIVEEMKKMGLDPRDTSLEYGIFGAEPWSEEMRVQLEESLGIKAIDIYGLSEVMGPGVSIECIEAQDGLHIAEDHFLAEIIDPETGEVLPNGETGELVFTSLTKEAFPVIRYRTGDIASLNPEKCQCGRTSMRMSRIKGRVDDMLIIRGVNVFPTEIEAVLLSFKELAPHYQVVIERDGALDRFEVHCELTAAYIQQSAAADNNPEYSALIQEIGTAMKNALGVSISLSIKQPNSIPRSDGKAVRIVDNRKRG
- a CDS encoding enoyl-CoA hydratase-related protein, which encodes MEQEPVLLERDGHLAIIRLNRPEELNSLNYPALARLGTIIEEIQQNPKEIRAVIVAAQGRAFCAGADLKERRTLNEQQVRRNVNKIRDVFSQLERLTQPTIAAINGYAFGGGFELALACDFRFAVREAKMGLTEVSLGIIPGAGGTQRLPRLIGPSRAKELILTARKIGAAEALELGILNGMAEDAEQLLAKCRSLAEEILGNAPLAVYQAKYAIDKGAGADLQTGLDIESKAYEVIIPTKDRLEALEAFREKRMPVFRGE
- a CDS encoding PaaI family thioesterase, which translates into the protein MFQENNRFNKYLGIEFLRVDEDGCTARLKIRPEFYNSMEGVVHGGVTSTLADVVMGHAAAPHADGVQQSVTVESKINYLAPAKGSVLMAESKVLKRGGRIIVLEARVTSDDGTLVAVALGTYARVSPKRS
- the paaI gene encoding hydroxyphenylacetyl-CoA thioesterase PaaI; this translates as MIYPNEQELHTKYYEQIYEKLRQDPYARFLGIELKELGPGTAIAELEVQDHMLNAHGTTHGAVIFALADFVFAVACNSYGKTSVALSMNVDFLAASTKGARLKATAAEEKRNNRTAWYRIEVESDGELVSIFSGLAYRKNDYFVPVSEP
- a CDS encoding EthD family reductase, giving the protein MVKLIAIYKKPEDMEAFDRHYHEVHAPLAAKMPGLVSLEVNQIYGAPGGESHLHLIAEMLFETKEALAEALSSPEGRAAGKDLMGFAGKLVSMHFAEVL
- a CDS encoding MFS transporter, with the protein product MNSGFFRSSGFFLFLSVINLLAGLGFGRFSMNAILPFMKEGLSLSYSQTGMVASSIFFGYLVSALLAGHLVIRSSPRTVIITSLILLIVGISGSAASFNFASVLLSSILIGLGSGGVNVPNIGLVGRWFSADRRGAALGVTNSGSSFGMIFSGFAIPWIITLHPEAGWRYSWLLLASITAAIAVFNLLWLRNAPDDPPQAGNTQNKQRPPIGREGMHLIEGNIYLDKTVWIIGVIYFTWGFSYLIFSTFFMDFLMHDAGFNKETAGYYLAAAGFGSIISGFIWGFVSDRLGRIQALFLIYIIQTALLLGFTFSRSSGLLLGETLLYAITLWAVPTIMVAAVNDLVQPLKVPVAVGFITLFFGAGQFFSPSVTGYLIDRAGSYEYAFLLSAGTCFTGALGLAGLLLSMKKPGLRAGTSADL
- a CDS encoding TPM domain-containing protein, which codes for MKRIYEFQRARHPAAAALLLLLIMLFSGMVTVYAESPFGVYVQDDAKLLQTQTKQALYNNAIWLKEKTGTAQVGVVTLPSLEGRTIEEIAVDKFRQLGLGDKQRNDGVLLLYAKDENRVRIEVGYGLEGAIPDGKAGEILDRYFLPNMKSGAVDQAFYAAQAAIIGEVAKEYNINPAEMERQGIPRTQYSDQQNLFAGMPGYMKLLIAIGIAFLIFLDFRFFGGMLTWGLLSMLRRGGGGGGWGGGRGGGGSSGGGGASR
- a CDS encoding LemA family protein: MKRSTWIWVIIGAVVLLAVFSGISTYNSLVSAETSVAGKFSQIDNNLQRRADLIPNLVNTVKGYAAHEKEVLQAIADARSKLVGAQTPAEKAAADAELSSALSRLLVVVENYPTLKADTQFSRLMDELAGTENRIAVARKDYNDAVEQYNVKIRQFPGSLYASMFGFGPKEFFKAAPGSEKAPEVKF
- a CDS encoding class I SAM-dependent methyltransferase gives rise to the protein MNCEAITAEQHPATQYSQAINPAWLPFCNVSRSRYTEDALEAEIRQGVEQYVILGAELDTFAFRRKEMLEEVKVFEVDLQSTQQFKRGQLAALETLLESPYDPKVRSLFSWLGVTMYLSLKDVLETLRSITQIAPKGSSVIFDYHTEVDVNLDEIRKELQRMDESMLTTFDPSILAIELKKLGFDLHEDLEPADIQQKG
- a CDS encoding LytR/AlgR family response regulator transcription factor, with protein sequence MGKQIEALIIDDERYSREELRHLLEQHESILVTGEADSGENGLARMIELAPDVIFVDIEMPKMNGMELVHLAKKMKKVPLIVFATAYPNFAAEAFRFEAVDYLLKPFDEEQLKETVMRIEQRLSDHEAEAGATSGKLAVEGKKEIVYLPPNEIIYISREEGQTNIVTKDQVFQSNSPLKELEQRLKGYPFFRIHKSYLVNLAYVKKLIPWFNGAYNIELHGRKEQLSVSRNYVKELRSRLEL